A stretch of the Saprospiraceae bacterium genome encodes the following:
- a CDS encoding GNAT family N-acetyltransferase, with protein sequence MQTIKSQNPHHDIKLFKPANIGSAVDSISVDTPSSNLVTPNPTITVLLLGTNTKEQILDWLSIVNNVKSENNKLQQLLESKTCFVVCNLITDHSKVFKQLLKTVFKSNEISNPKETDSIKFILRVSHSIQYSELKSIVGISQLKRYLISRLKILEIGAKENKLIQLNKWLTGNTIPQEIISPIPTSALSDEIKKLKVEHCIAKWNEFELYIIDFNKAPNCMLEIGRLRELTFRNAKEGTGFVVDLDSYDPIYKHLFVWDSIKLKIVGGYRFAEGHQIIPNFGKKGFYISSLFKIKTEFTETLLQTVELGRSFIIPEYQKSNFLLLLMWKALYQYIFKDPRNRYIIGPVSISQEYSKISRLLIIDYLSKFYKHKEFSPFIKPRKPYKFVNIRGTENIIIRNFEQDIQKFDQLISEIQADAIKLPVLLRQYLKQNAKVLAFNKDPKFQNALDALLILDYQEINKEFKQILDNTLQSDQITK encoded by the coding sequence TTGCAAACTATTAAAAGTCAGAATCCTCATCATGATATAAAATTATTTAAACCAGCTAATATTGGATCTGCCGTTGATTCAATTTCTGTGGATACACCTTCCTCAAATCTAGTAACCCCTAATCCAACGATTACTGTTCTTCTACTCGGTACCAATACCAAGGAACAAATCCTTGACTGGCTTAGTATAGTGAATAATGTAAAATCTGAAAATAACAAATTACAACAACTACTGGAATCTAAAACATGCTTCGTAGTTTGCAATTTGATCACAGACCATTCAAAAGTATTTAAACAACTGTTAAAGACTGTGTTTAAATCCAATGAAATATCAAATCCAAAAGAAACGGATTCTATAAAATTCATCTTAAGAGTCAGCCATTCAATTCAATATTCCGAACTTAAATCTATTGTTGGAATTTCTCAACTTAAAAGGTATTTAATTAGCAGACTTAAAATCTTGGAAATTGGAGCGAAAGAAAACAAACTAATTCAATTAAATAAATGGCTTACAGGAAATACCATTCCGCAAGAAATAATTAGCCCAATACCAACAAGCGCATTATCGGATGAAATAAAAAAACTAAAAGTCGAACATTGCATTGCAAAATGGAATGAATTTGAGCTTTATATAATAGATTTTAACAAAGCGCCCAATTGCATGCTTGAAATTGGCAGACTTCGCGAATTGACATTCAGAAATGCCAAAGAAGGCACTGGATTTGTTGTAGACCTGGATTCATATGATCCAATCTATAAACACTTGTTTGTATGGGATTCAATTAAATTGAAAATTGTCGGAGGGTATCGCTTTGCAGAAGGCCACCAAATCATACCAAATTTTGGGAAGAAGGGTTTTTATATTTCAAGTTTGTTTAAAATTAAAACTGAATTTACAGAAACGCTGCTCCAAACCGTCGAACTCGGCAGATCCTTTATCATACCTGAATATCAAAAATCCAATTTCCTGCTATTGCTTATGTGGAAGGCGCTTTATCAATATATATTCAAAGATCCACGAAATCGGTATATCATTGGACCAGTAAGTATAAGCCAGGAATATTCAAAAATAAGCAGGCTGCTCATAATTGATTACCTAAGTAAATTTTATAAGCACAAGGAATTCAGTCCATTTATTAAACCCCGCAAGCCCTATAAATTTGTGAACATTCGGGGGACTGAAAATATTATTATTCGGAATTTTGAACAAGATATTCAAAAATTCGACCAGCTCATTTCAGAAATTCAAGCAGATGCCATTAAACTACCGGTGCTCCTTAGACAATATCTAAAGCAAAATGCAAAAGTACTTGCATTCAATAAAGACCCTAAATTTCAAAATGCACTTGATGCTCTATTAATTTTGGATTATCAGGAAATCAATAAAGAATTCAAACAAATATTAGACAATACACTTCAATCGGATCAAATTACAAAGTAA
- a CDS encoding alkaline phosphatase → MRDLFLIILIVISCITFSLYGAERKVLLIGIDGLRSDVAFKANTPNLKYLANNGYGTYNSWHQDITISGPSWSSILCGVYHDKHGVLDNTFNGACYKEYPMINTLGKWINPNLKFGMYMEWDKLAYQCKQLQWDELIQGKLGRTGRTQREGTQWLKQTDLDFCFIYLGAADCIGHISGFSLNNPFYVHAVERIDKAIGSFIEAINSRPNYENEDWLILLTTDHGGYLFSHGGLSVSERQLVWIAYSDRIKKVKVQTVDCGNMNDACNPFTSKDYRSCPVQVDIVATALDHLLYSENEDLYSCSNCNIEGRSWLNEMGLSNNRTNDTYIALNGSGLRGRK, encoded by the coding sequence ATGCGTGACTTATTTTTAATTATTTTAATTGTAATCTCGTGTATTACATTTAGTTTATACGGAGCAGAAAGAAAGGTATTGCTGATTGGGATCGATGGTCTGCGTTCTGATGTTGCATTTAAAGCAAATACGCCTAATCTTAAATACTTAGCAAACAATGGTTATGGCACATATAATTCATGGCATCAGGATATAACCATTTCCGGTCCATCCTGGTCAAGTATACTATGTGGTGTTTACCATGACAAGCATGGTGTTTTAGATAATACATTTAATGGAGCTTGTTATAAAGAATATCCTATGATCAATACATTAGGTAAATGGATAAATCCAAATTTAAAATTTGGAATGTATATGGAATGGGATAAATTGGCTTATCAATGCAAGCAATTGCAATGGGATGAGCTAATTCAAGGAAAGTTGGGCAGAACGGGTCGAACGCAGCGAGAAGGAACGCAATGGTTGAAGCAGACTGATTTAGATTTTTGTTTTATTTATCTCGGTGCTGCGGATTGTATTGGACATATCAGTGGATTCAGTTTAAATAATCCATTTTATGTCCATGCTGTTGAACGAATTGATAAGGCAATTGGATCTTTTATTGAAGCTATTAATAGCAGACCAAATTATGAAAATGAAGATTGGTTAATTCTTTTGACCACCGATCATGGGGGTTACTTGTTTTCACATGGTGGACTTTCTGTGAGCGAAAGGCAATTAGTTTGGATAGCCTATAGCGATAGAATTAAAAAAGTGAAGGTTCAAACTGTTGATTGTGGAAACATGAATGATGCTTGTAATCCTTTTACTAGTAAGGATTACAGAAGCTGCCCTGTTCAGGTTGATATTGTTGCAACCGCTTTGGATCATTTATTATACAGCGAAAATGAAGATTTATATAGTTGCAGTAATTGTAACATTGAAGGTAGATCATGGTTAAATGAAATGGGATTAAGTAACAACAGAACGAACGATACTTACATCGCTTTGAATGGTTCTGGATTGCGTGGAAGGAAATGA
- a CDS encoding UDP-2,3-diacylglucosamine diphosphatase: MERSLRIVVISDVHLGTFGCQARELLNYLQSIKPEILILNGDIIDGWQFNKKYFPPIHIQVIYEIMKMAMQGTKVYYLSGNHDEFIRKFIPFYSGNIYFRDQLLLEMDGKRHFFFHGDAFDFSLQFSPFLAKIGGIGYDTLIRINTILNNVRFKLGLERISFAHRIKSSLKQAINFIQNFEDAAAQYAHSRNADVVICGHIHIPRMKSIDLVNKKLTYLNSGDWVENLTALEYKDGAWSIYQYDEMEYQYLNRHLIFKEAPAKAFSEVMSLSL, from the coding sequence ATGGAACGTTCACTTCGTATTGTTGTTATTTCTGATGTGCATTTGGGAACATTTGGTTGCCAGGCCCGGGAATTATTAAATTACTTGCAATCCATTAAACCAGAAATATTGATTTTAAATGGTGATATTATTGACGGTTGGCAGTTTAATAAAAAATATTTCCCTCCAATTCATATTCAGGTTATTTATGAAATAATGAAAATGGCCATGCAAGGCACTAAAGTTTATTATTTATCTGGTAACCATGATGAGTTTATACGAAAATTTATACCATTCTATTCCGGGAATATTTATTTTCGAGACCAACTGTTATTGGAAATGGATGGGAAACGGCATTTCTTTTTTCATGGAGATGCTTTTGATTTTTCATTGCAATTTTCTCCATTTCTGGCTAAAATAGGTGGAATCGGTTATGATACTTTGATTCGGATCAATACAATTCTAAATAACGTCCGATTTAAACTGGGATTAGAACGTATATCGTTTGCACATCGAATTAAATCCAGTTTAAAACAAGCAATTAATTTTATACAAAATTTTGAGGATGCAGCAGCACAATATGCTCATTCGAGAAATGCAGATGTAGTCATCTGTGGTCATATTCATATTCCTAGGATGAAAAGCATTGATTTAGTGAATAAAAAATTAACTTATTTAAATTCCGGAGATTGGGTGGAAAATTTAACTGCCCTGGAATATAAAGATGGAGCCTGGTCAATCTATCAATATGATGAAATGGAATACCAATATTTAAATCGTCATCTAATTTTTAAGGAGGCTCCGGCAAAAGCATTTAGTGAGGTAATGTCTTTAAGCCTCTGA
- a CDS encoding winged helix-turn-helix transcriptional regulator — MKLIVDSTRHQVVKDEQIIQDLTRKEFQILSLLCKDPGRVYTREQIYKQIWDNPLLSNDRTVDVHIVQLRKKIDKSFIKSIKGVGYKIILETHDVKLI, encoded by the coding sequence ATGAAACTCATTGTAGATAGCACCCGTCATCAGGTAGTTAAGGATGAACAGATTATCCAGGATTTGACCCGAAAGGAATTTCAAATATTGAGTCTTCTGTGTAAAGATCCTGGTCGTGTGTATACCAGAGAACAGATTTATAAACAAATTTGGGACAACCCATTGTTGTCGAATGATCGCACTGTTGATGTACACATAGTACAATTAAGAAAAAAAATTGACAAAAGCTTTATTAAATCAATCAAAGGAGTTGGATATAAAATTATATTGGAAACTCATGATGTTAAATTGATTTGA
- a CDS encoding 4-hydroxy-tetrahydrodipicolinate synthase, with protein MNTNYEFLRGTGVALITPFTKTGHIDYDSLNLVINHCIHGKVDYLVSMGSTGEAATLSFDERLEVIYHTIKICNGRIPILAGVGGNNTAELIRECKLLNPEGLSGILSSSPAYNKPSQEGIYRHYMELAEHSNLPIVIYNVPGRTASNISPETCLRLAFASDKFAAIKEASGDLTQATKIIKDKPAHFQVLSGDDPLALGLIGIGGTGVISVIANIYPGMFSNIIRFALNGDFTKAQQLNLKLFDLHKWLYIDGNPSGVKAAAFHLGLCENNLRLPLVPMSQTNFNKLVEELNRIGTDSI; from the coding sequence ATGAATACAAATTACGAATTTTTACGCGGCACTGGCGTTGCACTGATAACACCGTTTACTAAAACAGGGCATATAGATTATGATTCACTTAATCTTGTAATTAACCATTGTATACATGGAAAGGTGGATTATTTGGTGAGCATGGGCAGTACCGGAGAAGCGGCGACTTTAAGTTTTGATGAACGATTGGAAGTGATCTACCACACGATTAAAATTTGCAATGGCCGCATACCCATCCTTGCTGGAGTTGGTGGGAATAATACTGCAGAATTAATTCGGGAATGCAAACTGCTCAATCCTGAAGGACTTTCAGGAATTTTATCCAGCAGTCCAGCTTACAATAAACCTAGCCAGGAAGGGATTTACAGACATTATATGGAATTGGCGGAACACTCTAATTTACCCATTGTAATCTACAATGTTCCCGGACGAACTGCATCAAATATCAGTCCTGAAACCTGCCTTCGATTGGCATTTGCTTCAGATAAATTTGCAGCAATCAAAGAAGCTTCCGGCGATTTGACACAAGCAACAAAAATTATAAAAGATAAACCGGCTCATTTTCAAGTTCTTTCTGGTGATGATCCTTTGGCCTTGGGTTTAATTGGAATTGGAGGAACCGGTGTGATTTCTGTAATCGCCAATATCTATCCTGGCATGTTTTCAAACATCATCCGATTTGCATTAAATGGTGATTTCACTAAAGCACAGCAATTGAATTTAAAATTATTTGACTTGCATAAATGGCTTTATATCGATGGTAATCCATCAGGAGTTAAGGCAGCTGCATTTCATTTGGGTTTGTGTGAAAATAATTTGAGATTGCCGCTTGTCCCTATGAGTCAAACTAATTTTAATAAGCTTGTAGAAGAATTGAATCGTATTGGAACAGATTCCATTTAA
- a CDS encoding acetyl-CoA carboxylase carboxyltransferase subunit alpha — protein sequence MIFMDFEKPLEILFGDLEKLRKIAKDSDIDMSEKIKELESKISDKRKEIYSNLTGWQRVSLSRHPNRPYTLDYIKNMCSKFIELHGDRTVKDDKAIVGGLGKIDGQTVMIIGHQKGNTTKMRQLRNFGMANPEGYRKALRLMKMAQKFKIPVVTLIDTPGAYPGIEAEERGQAEAIARNLFEMAQLEVPIVCYIIGEGASGGALGIGVGDRVFMLENTWYTVISPESCSSILWRSWNFKEQAAEALKLTADHMKEFGLIDGIIYEPIGGAHSDPENMAITLKNHLLNQINELQQLPVASLLSQRIDKYNAMGKFIEEPIKT from the coding sequence ATGATATTTATGGATTTTGAAAAGCCTCTGGAAATACTATTTGGAGATCTGGAAAAGCTGCGGAAAATTGCAAAAGATAGCGACATTGATATGTCCGAAAAAATAAAAGAACTTGAATCAAAAATTTCGGATAAACGCAAAGAAATCTACAGTAATTTAACTGGTTGGCAGCGGGTAAGTCTATCAAGACATCCCAATCGACCCTATACTTTAGACTATATTAAAAACATGTGTTCAAAGTTTATTGAACTTCATGGGGATCGCACAGTAAAGGATGATAAGGCCATCGTTGGAGGACTTGGTAAAATTGATGGGCAAACTGTAATGATCATTGGCCATCAAAAAGGCAATACTACTAAAATGCGCCAATTAAGAAATTTTGGAATGGCCAATCCGGAAGGATATCGCAAAGCATTGCGTCTTATGAAAATGGCGCAAAAATTTAAAATCCCTGTTGTCACTTTAATTGATACTCCAGGTGCTTACCCTGGAATTGAAGCTGAAGAAAGAGGACAAGCAGAAGCCATTGCACGGAATTTGTTTGAAATGGCCCAATTGGAAGTTCCGATTGTTTGTTATATCATTGGAGAAGGCGCATCCGGAGGTGCATTGGGTATTGGAGTTGGTGATCGCGTATTTATGCTTGAAAACACATGGTACACGGTAATTTCACCGGAATCTTGTTCTTCTATTTTATGGCGTAGTTGGAATTTTAAAGAGCAAGCTGCTGAGGCTTTAAAGTTGACCGCAGATCACATGAAAGAATTCGGTTTAATTGATGGCATTATTTATGAACCTATTGGAGGAGCTCACTCAGATCCTGAAAACATGGCGATTACTTTAAAAAATCATTTGCTGAATCAAATTAATGAACTACAACAATTACCTGTTGCATCTTTATTAAGCCAACGAATTGATAAATACAATGCTATGGGTAAATTTATTGAAGAACCCATTAAAACATAA
- a CDS encoding GIY-YIG nuclease family protein, with the protein MPFFVYIIVSLQNGTFYKGFSLNPVLRLKQHNDGLSKYTSKFMPWKLVYIEQFSSKSDALIREKNLKKATNERILALIDSPKNIVKTFIP; encoded by the coding sequence ATGCCTTTTTTTGTCTACATCATTGTCAGTTTGCAAAATGGTACTTTTTACAAAGGGTTTTCTCTGAACCCCGTTCTTAGACTTAAGCAACATAATGATGGTCTATCCAAATATACTTCCAAATTTATGCCTTGGAAACTGGTTTATATTGAGCAGTTTTCTTCCAAGTCTGATGCTTTGATTAGGGAAAAAAATTTGAAAAAAGCGACTAATGAAAGGATCTTGGCTTTGATTGATTCTCCTAAAAATATTGTCAAGACTTTTATTCCTTAA
- a CDS encoding GIY-YIG nuclease family protein translates to MPFFVYIIVSLQNGTFYKGFSMNPVLRLKQHNDGLSKYTSKFMPWKLVYIEQFSSKSDALIREKNLKKATNERILALIDSPKNIIKTFIP, encoded by the coding sequence ATGCCTTTTTTTGTCTACATCATTGTCAGTTTGCAAAATGGTACTTTTTACAAAGGGTTTTCTATGAACCCCGTTCTTAGACTTAAGCAACATAATGATGGTCTATCTAAATATACTTCCAAATTTATGCCTTGGAAACTGGTTTATATTGAGCAGTTTTCTTCCAAGTCTGATGCTTTGATTAGGGAAAAAAATTTGAAAAAAGCGACTAATGAAAGGATCTTGGCTTTGATTGATTCTCCTAAAAATATTATCAAAACTTTTATTCCTTAA
- a CDS encoding GIY-YIG nuclease family protein — protein MYAVIPTILWGRVRSPQCYGDWFPSGPQKLHLFGGAFFFYMPFFVYIIVSLQNGTFYKGFSLNPVLRLKQHNDGLSKYTSKFMPWKLVYIEQFSSKYDALIREKNLKKATNERILALIDSPKNIVKTFIP, from the coding sequence TTGTATGCCGTCATCCCCACAATCCTGTGGGGACGGGTTCGATCCCCACAATGCTATGGGGACTGGTTCCCGTCCGGTCCGCAAAAGCTTCACTTATTTGGTGGAGCTTTTTTTTTCTATATGCCTTTTTTTGTCTACATCATTGTCAGTTTGCAAAATGGTACTTTTTACAAAGGGTTTTCTCTGAACCCCGTTCTTAGACTTAAGCAACATAATGATGGTCTATCCAAATATACTTCCAAATTTATGCCTTGGAAACTGGTTTATATTGAGCAGTTTTCTTCCAAGTATGATGCTTTGATTAGGGAAAAAAATTTGAAAAAAGCGACTAATGAAAGGATCTTGGCTTTGATTGATTCTCCTAAAAATATTGTCAAGACTTTTATTCCTTAA
- a CDS encoding GIY-YIG nuclease family protein, producing MPFFVYIIVSLQNGTSYKGFSLNPVLRLKQHNDGLSKYTSQFMPWKLVYIEQFSSKSDALIREKNLKKATNERILALIDSPKNIVKTFIP from the coding sequence ATGCCTTTTTTTGTCTACATCATTGTCAGTTTGCAAAATGGTACTTCTTACAAAGGGTTTTCTCTGAACCCCGTTCTTAGACTTAAGCAACATAATGATGGTCTATCCAAATATACTTCCCAATTTATGCCTTGGAAACTGGTTTATATTGAGCAGTTTTCTTCCAAGTCTGATGCTTTGATTAGGGAAAAAAATTTGAAAAAAGCGACTAATGAAAGGATCTTGGCTTTGATTGATTCTCCTAAAAATATTGTCAAGACTTTTATTCCTTAA
- a CDS encoding M48 family metallopeptidase: MGFGNSRIGSTLILALIIAGFSYFKYCSTKTYNEYTGKYQHVGISPEQEIALGLNTAPAMIQQHGGLHPDQRGQDLVKSVGRKLVQSTIASKTPYQYDFHLLADEEVINAFALPGGQVFITAALFNKLKNEDQLAGVFGHEIGHVIARHGGERITQTELFEGLSGAATVATGDYATGQGVSALLNQFFSMPYGRDQELQSDEIGVKLMMDSGYNPEELIGVMEILKAAGGPNRTPERLSTHPDPENRIERIREAIQKYKNQPN; the protein is encoded by the coding sequence ATGGGATTCGGTAACTCTAGAATTGGAAGCACTTTAATACTGGCTTTGATCATTGCAGGGTTTTCATACTTTAAATACTGTAGCACAAAGACTTACAATGAGTATACCGGCAAATACCAACATGTTGGTATTAGTCCGGAACAAGAAATCGCGCTTGGTTTAAATACAGCTCCGGCAATGATTCAACAACACGGAGGTTTACACCCTGATCAACGAGGACAAGATCTGGTTAAAAGCGTTGGGCGGAAACTGGTACAAAGTACCATAGCTAGTAAAACACCGTATCAATATGATTTTCATTTATTGGCTGATGAAGAGGTTATAAATGCATTTGCGTTGCCAGGAGGACAGGTATTTATAACCGCAGCATTATTTAATAAATTGAAAAATGAAGATCAGCTGGCTGGGGTATTTGGTCATGAAATAGGCCACGTTATTGCACGACACGGTGGTGAGCGGATCACACAGACCGAACTTTTTGAAGGTCTATCGGGTGCTGCAACGGTCGCAACAGGAGATTATGCAACCGGACAAGGTGTTTCTGCTTTACTAAACCAGTTTTTTTCCATGCCTTATGGGAGAGACCAGGAATTGCAATCCGATGAAATTGGTGTGAAACTCATGATGGATTCCGGGTACAATCCAGAAGAATTGATTGGAGTCATGGAAATTTTAAAAGCAGCAGGCGGTCCAAACAGAACCCCGGAGCGATTGAGCACACACCCGGATCCTGAAAATCGGATCGAACGGATTCGCGAAGCCATTCAAAAATACAAGAATCAACCAAATTAA
- a CDS encoding DUF4397 domain-containing protein, which translates to MKNSVFTTAIGILSIVCSFFGCGSSDDGPSGPSKLMFINGILDGKLSTVLVEDSVIVALTAGFGGITQYQEINSGNQNFKIRDNVSNTFVVNANFNIGSAKNYSLMAIGTLSSPELIINEDDLSVADTTKGYIRLINLSANSNPMTMSISSGADLVTGVNYKSTSLFTSLTPAKHDLTIKSGATVVVSISNLNILPNKKYSILITGLVNQTPKASYNIIVNKL; encoded by the coding sequence ATGAAAAATTCAGTTTTTACTACTGCAATTGGAATCCTTTCCATTGTTTGTTCATTTTTTGGTTGCGGGTCATCAGACGATGGTCCTTCCGGCCCATCCAAACTTATGTTTATAAATGGTATTTTAGATGGAAAATTAAGTACCGTTTTGGTAGAAGATTCCGTAATTGTAGCTCTTACTGCTGGTTTCGGCGGCATTACGCAATATCAGGAAATCAATAGTGGGAATCAGAATTTTAAAATTCGGGATAATGTATCAAATACTTTTGTCGTAAATGCCAATTTTAATATTGGATCTGCTAAAAATTATTCACTGATGGCTATTGGAACACTAAGTTCACCCGAGCTTATAATCAACGAGGATGATTTAAGTGTTGCGGATACAACCAAAGGCTATATTCGGTTGATCAACTTGTCTGCAAATTCCAATCCTATGACCATGTCCATTAGCTCCGGAGCTGATTTGGTTACTGGAGTAAATTATAAATCGACCTCCTTGTTTACTAGTTTGACACCTGCTAAACACGACCTGACCATAAAATCCGGTGCGACCGTAGTTGTTAGCATATCAAACCTAAATATTCTTCCAAATAAGAAATACAGTATTTTGATCACAGGTTTAGTAAATCAGACTCCAAAGGCTAGCTATAACATCATTGTCAATAAACTGTAA